One stretch of Streptomyces hygroscopicus DNA includes these proteins:
- a CDS encoding TetR family transcriptional regulator, with protein MSEGDKPLSTTPSSAKRADARRNERALLDAAASVFVTDGVDAPVRRIAAAAGVGMGTIYRHFPTRADLVVAVYRHQVDTCAEAGPTLLATATSPFAALRQWVELFVDFLATKHGLAAAMRNDPDGFTALHALFIERLVPALADILSAARDAGEVTADISPYQLIRAIGDICAGGERVDPKYDARLTIRLLLDGCRQ; from the coding sequence GTGAGTGAAGGCGACAAGCCGTTGTCGACCACCCCGAGCTCCGCCAAGCGCGCGGACGCCCGGCGGAACGAGAGGGCTCTGCTCGATGCCGCGGCGTCGGTGTTCGTCACGGACGGAGTGGACGCGCCGGTGCGCCGGATCGCCGCCGCGGCGGGCGTCGGCATGGGCACGATCTACCGGCACTTCCCTACGCGCGCGGACCTCGTCGTGGCCGTGTATCGGCACCAGGTCGACACCTGTGCCGAAGCCGGGCCCACCCTGCTTGCGACGGCGACGTCACCGTTCGCCGCGCTGCGTCAATGGGTGGAACTCTTCGTGGACTTCCTGGCGACCAAGCACGGGCTCGCCGCCGCCATGCGCAACGATCCCGACGGCTTCACCGCCCTGCACGCACTGTTCATCGAGCGCCTCGTGCCGGCTCTCGCCGACATCCTCAGCGCCGCCCGGGACGCGGGCGAGGTCACGGCCGACATCTCCCCCTACCAGTTGATCCGCGCGATCGGCGACATCTGCGCCGGCGGAGAGAGGGTCGATCCGAAGTACGACGCGCGCCTCACCATTCGGCTGCTGCTCGACGGATGCCGACAGTAG
- a CDS encoding ABC transporter substrate-binding protein: MTNQHPSRRLLLAGLGAAGTTALLSGCVTASSSGKGSSGGGAVTLQSNLSAPQAKAAMEDLAAAYAKQGSGRASLNTVAAETFRTQLPTYLTSANPPDVLTWYPGSVADAYAKKNLLLDLSDVWASPDLKRYSTALNKLCTAASGKKVFVPTTYYWWGMFYRKSNFAKWGVSEPKSWDDFLDLCDKLKAKGVAPIGLGAGGNTTWVASAWFDYLNIRINGAPYHRELLAGKHRFDDPEVHKVFDRWQEVLPYFDPNGTAVAFQDASTALLNGRSGMMLIGTFFADAVPKNALDDIDFFRFPVIDPKVPLAEEAPTDGYFASARTGRRDKVFDLLRYLATAEAQEIYIKGSSGTALPCHPDAKDSGTPLVKKGRKHIEEAAEITQFFNRDSSDALQPATDTALTKFIAKPKSVGSILTTWQRDAEQIWRA, encoded by the coding sequence ATGACGAACCAACACCCCAGCCGACGACTGCTTCTCGCCGGCCTCGGCGCCGCCGGGACCACAGCACTGCTCAGCGGCTGTGTCACCGCCAGTTCCTCCGGCAAGGGCTCCTCCGGGGGCGGCGCGGTGACCCTCCAGTCCAACCTGTCCGCCCCGCAGGCGAAGGCGGCGATGGAGGACCTCGCCGCCGCCTACGCCAAGCAGGGCTCCGGGCGCGCGAGCCTCAACACGGTCGCCGCGGAGACCTTCCGCACCCAGCTTCCGACGTATCTGACCTCGGCCAATCCGCCGGACGTGCTCACCTGGTACCCCGGCTCGGTGGCGGATGCCTACGCGAAGAAGAACCTGCTGCTCGACCTCAGCGACGTATGGGCCTCGCCCGATCTCAAGCGCTACTCCACGGCGCTGAACAAGCTGTGCACCGCGGCCTCGGGCAAGAAAGTCTTCGTCCCCACCACCTACTACTGGTGGGGCATGTTCTACCGGAAGTCCAACTTCGCCAAGTGGGGCGTGAGCGAGCCGAAGAGCTGGGACGACTTCCTCGACCTGTGCGACAAGCTCAAGGCCAAGGGCGTCGCCCCGATCGGTCTGGGCGCGGGCGGCAACACCACCTGGGTGGCGTCCGCCTGGTTCGACTACCTGAACATACGGATCAACGGCGCCCCCTACCACCGCGAGCTCCTCGCCGGGAAGCACCGCTTCGACGACCCCGAGGTGCACAAGGTCTTCGACCGCTGGCAGGAGGTGCTGCCGTACTTCGACCCCAACGGCACCGCCGTGGCCTTCCAGGACGCCTCGACCGCCCTGCTCAACGGCCGCAGCGGCATGATGCTCATCGGCACCTTCTTCGCCGACGCGGTGCCGAAGAACGCCCTCGACGACATCGACTTCTTCCGCTTCCCGGTCATCGACCCCAAGGTCCCGCTGGCCGAGGAGGCGCCCACCGACGGGTACTTCGCGAGCGCCCGCACCGGGCGCCGGGACAAGGTCTTCGACCTGCTGCGCTATCTCGCCACGGCCGAGGCGCAGGAGATCTATATCAAGGGCTCCTCGGGCACCGCCCTGCCCTGCCACCCGGACGCGAAGGACTCCGGGACGCCGCTGGTGAAGAAGGGCCGCAAGCACATCGAGGAGGCCGCGGAGATCACCCAGTTCTTCAACCGCGACTCCAGCGACGCCCTCCAGCCCGCGACGGACACCGCGCTGACCAAGTTCATCGCCAAGCCGAAGAGCGTCGGGTCGATCCTCACCACCTGGCAGCGCGACGCCGAGCAGATCTGGCGGGCCTGA
- a CDS encoding 3-beta hydroxysteroid dehydrogenase: MKPSTAHEAKERLKAAAEKIVLDANAPGFATVSIRPRFVWGPGSVLIEGLVAAARAGQFAWIDGGRHTTDVTTAAHEVPVPARWFLGQSRILRTDKAVAELDYQPMVSHATGLDAVRNSVAADGA; encoded by the coding sequence GTGAAGCCATCCACAGCGCACGAGGCGAAGGAGAGGCTCAAGGCCGCTGCCGAGAAGATCGTGCTCGACGCGAACGCCCCCGGCTTCGCCACGGTGTCGATCCGCCCCCGGTTCGTCTGGGGTCCCGGCAGCGTCCTCATCGAGGGCCTGGTGGCCGCGGCGAGGGCGGGACAGTTCGCCTGGATCGACGGAGGCCGGCACACGACCGACGTCACGACCGCCGCCCACGAGGTGCCCGTTCCCGCCCGGTGGTTCCTCGGGCAGTCGCGCATTCTGCGGACGGACAAGGCCGTGGCCGAACTCGATTACCAGCCCATGGTTTCCCATGCCACCGGTCTGGACGCCGTCAGGAACTCGGTGGCCGCCGACGGCGCGTGA
- a CDS encoding ABC transporter permease, translating into MSATSTAVRRKRAATAGFHLGAGALAVLWLLPIALVLVTSLRSFDDIAVHGLGSWPRSFTLDNFRQAWVDGGQQRALINSLVVTIPCVLVTLTLAAMAAFALSRYEVPFRRSLLLLMLGGNLLPPQILLIPVSKLSELMGVYDTLPALIGVQIGFGVGFYVFVLHGFMRSIPVEIQQAAVIDGAGPWQIFWRIILPLTRPALAALSALSFTWIFNDLLWAITVLRSDSKMPITGALIGLQGQFVSMWNVIAAGSVIAAAPTVAVFLRFQRHFVAGLNLGAVK; encoded by the coding sequence ATGTCCGCCACCTCCACCGCCGTGCGCCGCAAGCGCGCCGCGACCGCCGGATTCCACCTGGGCGCCGGTGCGCTGGCCGTCCTGTGGCTGCTGCCCATCGCCCTGGTCCTGGTGACCAGCCTGCGCTCCTTCGACGACATCGCCGTCCACGGCCTGGGCAGTTGGCCCCGCTCCTTCACCCTCGACAACTTCCGTCAGGCCTGGGTCGACGGCGGGCAGCAGCGCGCCCTGATCAACAGCCTGGTCGTCACCATTCCGTGTGTGCTGGTGACGCTGACCCTGGCCGCCATGGCCGCGTTCGCCCTCAGCCGCTACGAGGTGCCCTTCCGCCGCTCCCTGTTGCTGCTGATGCTCGGCGGCAACCTGCTCCCGCCGCAGATCCTGCTCATCCCCGTCTCCAAGCTGAGCGAGCTGATGGGCGTCTACGACACGCTCCCCGCGCTCATCGGGGTGCAGATCGGCTTCGGCGTCGGCTTCTACGTCTTCGTCCTGCACGGGTTCATGCGGTCGATCCCGGTCGAGATCCAGCAGGCCGCCGTCATCGACGGCGCCGGTCCCTGGCAGATCTTCTGGCGGATCATCCTGCCGCTCACCCGCCCGGCGCTGGCCGCGCTCAGCGCGCTGTCCTTCACCTGGATCTTCAACGACCTGCTGTGGGCGATCACCGTGCTGCGCAGCGACAGCAAGATGCCCATCACCGGTGCCCTGATCGGGCTGCAGGGCCAGTTCGTGTCGATGTGGAACGTGATCGCGGCCGGGTCCGTCATCGCCGCGGCGCCCACCGTGGCCGTCTTCCTCCGCTTCCAGCGCCACTTCGTGGCCGGGCTCAACCTCGGGGCGGTGAAATGA
- a CDS encoding ABC transporter permease — protein MAVLTAPERTSPAPPPPRGRRARGPRRTPPLVLAFLLVPLLAEAVWVFWPALQGLYLALTNWDGVSAPEFVGLGNFREMAHDEVFRTAAVDTVLWLVLFGGLSALLGLGAALLLQQERRGVGFYRAALFLPVVFSLVATALVWQAIYQPDGVLNQLLESVGLDSLRHAWLADQDTALYAVIVPALWRQVGYVMVLYLAGLKGIDPALYEAAKVDGAGPWQRFRYVTLPQLRGVNAVVLSVIIIDSLRSFDVVWSLTRGGPYHSSELLSTYMYSTAFQSLRLGYGSALAVVIFVLAFGVIASYLVRAFREAD, from the coding sequence GTGGCCGTCCTCACCGCCCCCGAACGCACCTCCCCGGCCCCGCCGCCGCCCCGCGGCAGGCGGGCCCGGGGCCCTCGGCGCACACCCCCGCTGGTGCTCGCCTTCCTCCTCGTCCCGCTGCTCGCCGAGGCCGTATGGGTCTTCTGGCCCGCGCTCCAGGGCTTGTACCTCGCCCTGACCAACTGGGACGGCGTCTCGGCGCCCGAGTTCGTCGGCCTCGGCAACTTCCGCGAGATGGCCCACGACGAGGTCTTCCGCACCGCCGCCGTCGACACCGTGCTGTGGCTGGTGCTGTTCGGCGGGCTGTCCGCACTCCTCGGCCTCGGCGCGGCCCTCCTCCTCCAGCAGGAGCGCCGCGGCGTCGGTTTCTACCGCGCCGCCCTGTTCCTGCCGGTCGTGTTCTCCCTGGTCGCCACCGCCCTGGTCTGGCAGGCCATCTACCAGCCCGACGGCGTCCTGAACCAGCTCCTGGAATCGGTCGGCCTCGACAGCCTGCGCCACGCCTGGCTCGCCGACCAGGACACCGCCCTGTACGCGGTGATCGTGCCCGCGCTGTGGCGCCAGGTCGGCTATGTGATGGTGCTGTACCTCGCCGGGCTCAAGGGCATCGACCCGGCCCTGTACGAGGCGGCCAAGGTCGACGGCGCCGGGCCCTGGCAGCGCTTCCGCTATGTGACGCTGCCACAGTTGCGCGGCGTCAACGCCGTCGTCCTGTCCGTGATCATCATCGACTCGCTGCGCTCCTTCGACGTCGTGTGGTCGCTGACCCGGGGCGGTCCCTACCACTCGTCCGAACTGCTGAGCACCTACATGTACTCCACCGCCTTCCAGTCCCTGCGGCTGGGATACGGCTCCGCGCTGGCGGTCGTCATCTTCGTCCTGGCCTTCGGCGTCATCGCCTCCTACCTCGTGCGCGCCTTCCGGGAGGCCGACTGA
- a CDS encoding NADP oxidoreductase, whose protein sequence is MRRADPVPRTSPHGTALAQQIAEAAPASAHVVKAFNTIFGHVLAEDRPLDVFMAGDDAQAKASMSAFIESIGLRPLDTGDLKMAQWLEGAGLLMMGLGRHGVGNYGFSLGVSLPG, encoded by the coding sequence GTGCGACGAGCGGATCCGGTTCCCCGGACGTCACCGCATGGCACCGCCCTCGCGCAGCAGATCGCCGAGGCCGCCCCCGCGAGCGCCCATGTCGTCAAGGCGTTCAACACCATCTTCGGCCATGTCCTGGCCGAGGACCGCCCGCTGGACGTGTTCATGGCCGGCGACGACGCGCAGGCCAAGGCGAGCATGTCCGCGTTCATCGAGAGCATCGGACTGCGCCCGCTGGACACCGGCGATCTGAAGATGGCGCAGTGGCTGGAGGGAGCGGGCCTGCTGATGATGGGCCTGGGCCGCCATGGCGTGGGGAACTACGGCTTCTCTCTCGGCGTCAGCCTTCCCGGCTGA
- a CDS encoding alpha-galactosidase: MPSHPPAHRPHHRTLTRGAVATAIALVLATTAAPVAMAAPAVDQGAPDYYDSGLAPTPYMGWNTYYGLGAPTEKEVRAVADRLVSSGLRDSGYDIVWLDGGWQADDPRDAQGRLAAHPDRFPSGIPALVSYLHQRGLRAGIYTDAGTYDGGKSCGLGSRGHYTEDARQFAHWKIDAIKVDFLCGIGEKLDPGPAFKEFSDAVAKSGRRMLLNLCNPLTDDWGLPHTPGQDAHNTYAYGPTAGDSWRTGTDIAWGTPSPGQWPNVLRNMDANAWHPEAQGPGHYNDPDYLIPMRRMTDGSYELTEEESTTQFVMWAEMGSPLVLGSDPRALSDSMLRTLRNPEIIAVDQDPLAVQGVRVATDSVGDVYSKVLSGHGRRAVVLLNRSDQPVERTVNFADAALGGAVAVRDLRARADRGTHTGSFTVEVPAHGTAFLRLTGEDALPGADLGAKATASPAVVRDGEALTTFFRGPGGSLVQQADGRTRDLGGPAHGKILGQPAAYASAGGRIDVFVRGADSRAYRRVFSHGRWGAWQDLGGKLTDAPSVAFTDATHWTLFARGADGRIAQRGPSAGWSSLGAPGDRPTYGRPSAAVDARGRVQLAVRTAADDVWTRSRDTSGQWSAWSSLGGTVSGSPTLVAVGDAVALFARGGDYTLWQRRYENGAWQGWSKRQEFPSAAFDGALGAVAGQDGVIDAVYRGVDGSVHRTQFK, translated from the coding sequence GTGCCTTCACACCCGCCCGCGCACAGACCCCACCACCGAACGCTCACCCGCGGCGCCGTCGCGACCGCGATCGCCCTGGTCCTGGCCACGACCGCGGCCCCGGTGGCCATGGCCGCCCCCGCCGTGGACCAGGGGGCGCCCGACTACTACGACAGCGGGCTCGCCCCGACGCCCTATATGGGGTGGAACACCTACTACGGACTGGGGGCGCCCACCGAGAAGGAGGTGCGCGCGGTCGCCGACCGGCTCGTCAGCAGCGGGCTGCGCGACAGCGGATACGACATCGTGTGGCTGGACGGCGGCTGGCAGGCCGATGACCCCCGGGACGCACAGGGGCGGTTGGCGGCCCACCCGGACCGGTTCCCCTCCGGCATCCCGGCCCTCGTCTCCTACCTGCATCAGCGCGGTCTGCGGGCCGGGATCTACACCGACGCGGGCACCTACGACGGTGGCAAGAGCTGCGGCCTCGGCAGCCGTGGCCACTACACCGAGGACGCACGGCAGTTCGCCCACTGGAAGATCGACGCGATCAAGGTCGACTTCCTGTGCGGCATCGGCGAGAAGCTCGACCCGGGCCCGGCGTTCAAGGAGTTCAGCGACGCGGTCGCGAAGTCCGGACGCCGGATGCTGCTGAACCTGTGCAACCCGCTCACCGACGACTGGGGCCTGCCGCACACCCCCGGGCAGGACGCGCACAACACCTACGCCTACGGCCCGACGGCCGGGGACTCCTGGCGCACCGGCACCGATATCGCCTGGGGCACTCCGAGCCCCGGCCAGTGGCCCAATGTGCTGCGCAACATGGACGCCAACGCCTGGCACCCCGAGGCCCAGGGGCCCGGCCACTACAACGACCCGGACTATCTGATCCCGATGCGCCGCATGACCGACGGGTCGTACGAGCTGACGGAGGAGGAGTCCACCACGCAGTTCGTGATGTGGGCCGAGATGGGTTCGCCGCTCGTGCTGGGCTCCGACCCGCGCGCCCTGTCCGACTCGATGCTCCGGACGCTGCGCAACCCGGAGATCATCGCGGTCGACCAGGACCCGCTGGCCGTCCAGGGCGTGCGGGTGGCCACCGACTCCGTCGGCGATGTCTACAGCAAGGTCCTCTCGGGTCACGGCCGGCGTGCGGTCGTCCTGCTCAACCGCTCGGACCAGCCCGTCGAGCGCACCGTGAACTTCGCCGATGCGGCGCTGGGCGGCGCGGTCGCGGTCCGTGACCTGCGGGCGCGCGCCGACCGCGGGACGCACACCGGCTCGTTCACTGTCGAGGTACCGGCGCATGGCACCGCGTTCCTCAGGCTCACCGGTGAGGACGCCCTCCCCGGTGCCGACCTGGGCGCGAAGGCCACGGCGAGCCCGGCCGTCGTACGTGACGGCGAGGCGCTGACCACGTTCTTCCGGGGGCCGGGCGGATCGCTCGTCCAACAGGCGGATGGCAGGACGCGGGACCTCGGCGGCCCGGCGCACGGGAAGATCCTCGGCCAGCCCGCCGCGTACGCCTCGGCGGGCGGTCGGATCGACGTCTTCGTGCGGGGTGCCGACTCCCGGGCGTACCGGCGGGTGTTCTCGCACGGGCGCTGGGGCGCCTGGCAGGACCTCGGCGGGAAGCTGACCGACGCGCCCTCCGTCGCCTTCACCGATGCCACCCACTGGACGCTGTTCGCGCGCGGCGCCGACGGCCGGATCGCGCAGCGGGGGCCGTCGGCCGGCTGGTCGTCGCTCGGCGCGCCGGGCGACCGGCCGACGTACGGCAGGCCGTCGGCCGCCGTGGACGCGCGGGGCCGCGTTCAGCTGGCCGTGCGCACCGCTGCCGACGACGTGTGGACGCGGTCGCGGGACACCTCCGGGCAGTGGTCGGCGTGGAGTTCGCTCGGCGGGACCGTCAGCGGCAGCCCGACGCTGGTCGCCGTCGGCGACGCGGTGGCGCTGTTCGCCCGGGGCGGCGACTACACGCTCTGGCAGCGGCGGTACGAGAACGGCGCCTGGCAGGGGTGGAGCAAGCGGCAGGAGTTCCCCAGCGCCGCGTTCGACGGTGCGCTCGGGGCGGTCGCGGGCCAGGACGGTGTGATCGACGCCGTGTACCGCGGGGTCGACGGTTCGGTGCACCGAACCCAATTCAAATAA
- a CDS encoding TetR family transcriptional regulator — MGRWEPGARERLVVAAVDLFTEQGYDATTVAQIAERAGVTKSTFFRHFPDKRELLVAGQETLSRLLAEGIAEAPDGASPLEAVAAGLERASTAMGPINRELVPRLKAAVAASAELQERDALKSVSLAAAMTTALVARGVPDPTAALAGELGLLAFKRGYAEWSEGDRDGKDELAGYALAALDELRAASASLG, encoded by the coding sequence ATGGGCAGGTGGGAACCAGGGGCGCGCGAACGCCTCGTCGTGGCCGCGGTCGACCTGTTCACCGAGCAGGGTTACGACGCCACGACGGTCGCGCAGATCGCCGAGCGCGCCGGGGTCACCAAAAGCACGTTCTTCCGGCACTTCCCCGATAAGCGCGAGCTGCTGGTGGCCGGGCAGGAGACGCTGAGCCGGCTGCTGGCCGAGGGGATCGCCGAGGCGCCCGATGGCGCCAGTCCGCTCGAGGCGGTCGCTGCCGGTCTCGAGCGCGCCTCGACCGCCATGGGCCCCATCAATCGAGAACTGGTCCCTCGTCTGAAGGCGGCCGTCGCCGCCAGCGCCGAGCTTCAAGAGCGTGACGCCCTCAAGAGCGTCAGCCTCGCGGCCGCGATGACAACCGCTCTGGTCGCCCGCGGCGTACCCGATCCGACCGCGGCTCTCGCGGGCGAACTGGGCCTTCTCGCCTTCAAGCGGGGGTACGCCGAATGGTCCGAGGGCGACCGTGACGGCAAGGACGAGCTCGCCGGGTACGCCCTGGCGGCCCTGGACGAACTGCGTGCGGCCAGCGCGTCGCTGGGCTGA
- a CDS encoding 3-beta hydroxysteroid dehydrogenase translates to MRVFVTGGTGLIGSAVIAELLGSGHTVLALARSDASALAAEAAGAEPLRGALADLDILRTGAAQADGVIHLAFANDFSSPDALAKAVAEESAAIATLGEELVGSDRPFVTVSGTPHAPGRASTEADPLMTDGPVGGRGRAVTAALGLASRGVRSTAVRLPRTVHNQGTGGFAGLLTDIARRTGISGYPGDGAQRWPAVHALDTAVLFRLALEQAPAGSSWHAVADEGDTVRDIASVIGRRLGLPVESVSSETYGPLGPIFATDQPSSSTHTREALGWEPKHPSLLEDLENIQP, encoded by the coding sequence ATGCGCGTCTTTGTCACCGGCGGCACCGGCCTGATCGGGTCCGCCGTCATCGCCGAGCTGCTCGGCAGCGGCCACACCGTCCTCGCGCTCGCCCGCTCCGACGCGTCCGCACTGGCCGCCGAGGCGGCCGGCGCCGAGCCGCTCCGAGGAGCTCTCGCCGATCTGGACATCCTTCGCACCGGCGCCGCGCAGGCCGACGGGGTGATCCACCTCGCATTCGCCAATGACTTCAGCAGCCCCGACGCCCTCGCGAAGGCGGTCGCCGAGGAAAGCGCCGCCATCGCGACCCTCGGCGAGGAGCTCGTCGGCAGCGACCGCCCCTTCGTCACCGTCTCGGGTACGCCCCATGCGCCGGGCCGCGCCTCCACCGAGGCCGACCCCCTCATGACCGATGGGCCGGTCGGTGGCCGCGGTCGCGCGGTCACGGCGGCCCTCGGCCTGGCCTCGCGCGGGGTCCGGAGCACGGCCGTACGCCTGCCGCGCACGGTTCACAACCAGGGCACGGGCGGGTTCGCCGGTCTGCTGACCGACATCGCACGCCGGACCGGAATATCCGGCTACCCGGGAGACGGCGCACAGCGCTGGCCGGCCGTGCACGCACTCGACACGGCAGTCCTCTTCCGGCTCGCCCTGGAGCAGGCACCGGCCGGCAGCTCCTGGCACGCCGTGGCCGACGAGGGAGACACAGTGCGTGATATCGCCTCGGTCATCGGCCGACGGCTGGGCCTGCCGGTCGAGTCGGTGTCATCGGAGACCTACGGCCCCCTCGGCCCGATCTTCGCGACCGACCAGCCCTCATCCAGCACCCACACCCGAGAGGCGCTCGGCTGGGAGCCGAAGCACCCGTCCCTCCTGGAGGACCTGGAGAACATCCAGCCCTGA